The following nucleotide sequence is from Sulfurospirillum tamanense.
CAACCAAGCCCTATGGTCCTACACGCAACCCATTGAAAAGCAGATTTATTTTAATGATACCGCAGTGCTGATTGTTGAACCCGAGCTCGAACAGGCCATCAGCACTTCCTTGGAGACGACTCAAAATTTGGCGCTTTTTTTGCAAGAAGCCTCTGGCAAAAAAACGCACACCGTTGAGCACGAGGGGGTGGTTTACACCATCACCTTTCAAGACAATCTCCCCTACACGGTGACGTATCAGGATGTTTTGGAAAATAACGTTGTTATTGAATTTTCAAACGTCGAGCTAAACGAACCTTTACCTTTGGATATTTTTCTTCCTCATGTTCCTTCGCATTTTGATAAAATCCGTCAATAACATTTGCATTAGGGCTTAACGCACAGCCCTTCTCGCTTTAGGGCTTCGATGATTTCTTCAACCTTTGGGTTTTTTACTAACCCTAATGCATGGATATAAACCGCATCAATGTCCACCCCGTGTTCTTTAGCGCTAAAGCTTCTAAGGGTTTGTTTTAACGACTCCTTGCCTTTAGAAGTAAGCAAATCTTCGGCAAAAAAACTGCCGATCACCACATTGAGCGCATCGACAACTTTAAAACTCTCTTCTTCTACATAGCGCCCTTCAATCATCAAATCCATGCTGATTTTCAGGGTTTCAAGGTTGCCTTTCTTACTGTACAGGTCACTCTCAAATTTTTCCAAGTGCAAAGTTTGCGCCCACAATCCCAAGGGGATAAGTCCCAAAAATAACCATTTCATTGTTTTCCTTTGTTTTTAGTAGACTTCTTTGTCGATTTCTTCTAATTCTTTAAAAGTAGCCTTAGGAATAATAATTTTAAACATCAGCTTAGTCCAAGCCTTTATGCTACCTCTTCAAGAGAATAAACTTCAGTTTTTCCAGCTTTAAACGCATCGATTCTTTTGTCTGAAATCATTTCATCAAATATATCAAAATACGTACTTACTGCTTTCTCGATGATGCAAGTGCGTGAATACTCAAGTTCGCGCGCACAAGAGTCTAAATCAGCCAATAAGTTTTCATCCATTCTAAATGTTTATAGCTTTTTTCATCGCGTGTCTTTTTGTATCTACATTCTACTACAAAAGTTTATAAACTGTTAACAGAACCCCAATCCAATCTCGTGCTTACATGTAAGGCATAAAATACCTTTATGCGCGAATGTACTGTTCGATCTCCAATAAATAGAGGCAGGCCGCTTAATTTAAACTTCTTTACGTGCACAACCCCTCAGACTCTCTTCAACCTTGAATGCGCAAAATGGCAGTGGTTGTATTTTGATTGCTTAAAGGCAAAGAGATTTACGATACCAGTAGATTTCCAAGGGTGAATGAAAAAAGAATGACTTGAAGTTGAAAATTAAGGGAGATGAAAGGTGAAAACCCTTTTTTAGCGCTTATCATAAATGATTGATGATGCTAGCGCTATAGGCAGCTCCAAAGCCATTGTCGATATTTACCACACTTACACCACTGGCACAACTATTAAGCATTGAAAGAAGAGCGGCCATACCTCCAAAGCTAGCACCATAACCCACACTGGTTGGCACAGCAATAACAGGTTTATCAACAAGTCCACCGACAACACTAGCAAGTGCGCCTTCCATGCCAGCTATCACAATGACCACTCTTGCATTTTGAATGATATCCAAATGTGCAAATAGACGATGAATCCCTGCTACACCCACATCTACAACTTTTTTGACATGATTTCCCAAGATTTTTGCGGTTTCGTAAGCTTCCTCTACAGCATAAAGATCTGATGTTCCTGCTGCGATAATTGCGATATAACTTTTCGGTGGAACGATATGTTCACGCTCAATTGTAATGGTTCTTCCTATAACATTGTATTTAGCTTCTGGTGCTATTGTTTTGACGGCACCATATGCTTGCTCGTTCGCACGAGTAATTAAAATATTGCTCTTTTTATCTAAAAGTTTTTGAGCAATTTGAGCAATTTGATCTGGTGTTTTTCTCTCTCCATAAATGACTTCTGGATAGCCCAAACGAATTTGCCTGTGATGATCAATCTTTGCGAAATCAATATCTTCAAAAGGAAGCGACTTCATTTTTTTCAGTGCATTTGCGATACTTATATCATCATTTTTAACTGCTTTTAAAAGCTTTTCAATTGTTTGTTCATTCATTTTGATGTTTCCTTTGAAAGGTGTAAAGATTCTGCAATTGAGTCATGTCTGTAGCCTTCAACATCAAGGGTTACATGTAAAAATCCCAATGATTTAAGATGGGCTCTTAAAACGTTCAGTCTAGCATCACTAAGAAAACGAATCATCTCGTTTTCTGGCATCTCGATCCGGGCCAACCCATCCTCATAGCGCACACGAAGCTCGCCATACCCTTGTCTTATCATATATTCTTCAGCGGCACCGACTTTATGAAGTGCTTTTTCCTCTACTTTTTTATCGTATGGAAAACGGGTTAACAAACAGGCATAAGAGGGTTTACTCCAAGTACTCAGACCCAAATCATGAGAAAGTACGCGAATCTCACTTTTAGTAAGCCCTGCCTCCAAAAGAGGTGTTTTAATACCAAGCTCACCCAGTGCCGCACGGCCTGGTCTAAATTCTTTAGTATCATCCACATTGCTACCCTCAGCAATAGCATTTAAACCATTTTCTTGCGCCTCTAAAAGGAGTGAAGAAAAGATAG
It contains:
- a CDS encoding CopG family transcriptional regulator, whose amino-acid sequence is MADLDSCARELEYSRTCIIEKAVSTYFDIFDEMISDKRIDAFKAGKTEVYSLEEVA
- the lolA gene encoding LolA-like outer membrane lipoprotein chaperone; translation: MRILWLLLLGLSLHASAFETLSSTFKQTLSSPEGTTIVYHGTLHANAHNQALWSYTQPIEKQIYFNDTAVLIVEPELEQAISTSLETTQNLALFLQEASGKKTHTVEHEGVVYTITFQDNLPYTVTYQDVLENNVVIEFSNVELNEPLPLDIFLPHVPSHFDKIRQ
- the larB gene encoding nickel pincer cofactor biosynthesis protein LarB, whose product is MNEQTIEKLLKAVKNDDISIANALKKMKSLPFEDIDFAKIDHHRQIRLGYPEVIYGERKTPDQIAQIAQKLLDKKSNILITRANEQAYGAVKTIAPEAKYNVIGRTITIEREHIVPPKSYIAIIAAGTSDLYAVEEAYETAKILGNHVKKVVDVGVAGIHRLFAHLDIIQNARVVIVIAGMEGALASVVGGLVDKPVIAVPTSVGYGASFGGMAALLSMLNSCASGVSVVNIDNGFGAAYSASIINHL
- a CDS encoding flagellar basal body-associated FliL family protein — translated: MKWLFLGLIPLGLWAQTLHLEKFESDLYSKKGNLETLKISMDLMIEGRYVEEESFKVVDALNVVIGSFFAEDLLTSKGKESLKQTLRSFSAKEHGVDIDAVYIHALGLVKNPKVEEIIEALKREGLCVKP
- the larE gene encoding ATP-dependent sacrificial sulfur transferase LarE, encoding MHQKYKHLIQIISSYESLVVAFSGGVDSAFLLKVAYDVLGEKVIGITVSTPYIADWEIKDAQKIAQEIGAKHKVVQKPWNEILHNNPKNRCYICKRTIFSSLLLEAQENGLNAIAEGSNVDDTKEFRPGRAALGELGIKTPLLEAGLTKSEIRVLSHDLGLSTWSKPSYACLLTRFPYDKKVEEKALHKVGAAEEYMIRQGYGELRVRYEDGLARIEMPENEMIRFLSDARLNVLRAHLKSLGFLHVTLDVEGYRHDSIAESLHLSKETSK